The genomic window GCGCTGGGGCCCGTGAGCCTCGCCTCGCCGGTGTTGTGCACGCTCGGGCTCATCGTGCCGGTGGTCGTGGGGCTGTTCTCGGGCGAGCGACCGTCGCTCGCACAGTGGCTCGGGATCGCGGTCGGGCTCGGTGCGCTGCCGTTGTTGTCGCTCGCGAACGAAGGAAGTGCCGGCCACACGCGCGCACACCTCATGAAGACGCTCTATGTGGCGAGTCTCGCCGGTCTCGTGGTCGGCTGGTTCCTGGTCTGCGTTGCTCGCATCGGTCCGCACGCCGGCTTGCTGCCGCTGGTGGCGGCGCGCGCAGCAGCGATGGCGATCCTCGCTCTGCTGCTGATCGCCGGTCGCCACTCGCTGATGCCTGCGCGCGCCGCGCGCGGCTGGTCGCTTGGCGCCGGCGCCAGGTTGACGAGCGCCGAAA from Candidatus Eisenbacteria bacterium includes these protein-coding regions:
- a CDS encoding EamA family transporter; protein product: MNFSIAGAVCSSVLFGAADLVGGLAARRDRAMRVTFFSGLGAIAVLLVALPFSHGTPTQSDYLWALAAGVCGAAGATLIYKSFALGPVSLASPVLCTLGLIVPVVVGLFSGERPSLAQWLGIAVGLGALPLLSLANEGSAGHTRAHLMKTLYVASLAGLVVGWFLVCVARIGPHAGLLPLVAARAAAMAILALLLIAGRHSLMPARAARGWSLGAGARLTSAE